A stretch of DNA from Campylobacter gracilis:
ATCACAAACGCGCTCGTAGAGCAGATAAAAGGCGATGTAAGCGGCGTAACTGGCGTCGTAGTCAAGGATAAAACAAGCGGCGCCGCGCGCGAGCTGCAGCTGCCTGGGATCTTCGTATTTGTGGGGCTTGACGTACGAAACGAGGTGCTAAAAGACGAAAGCGGCAAGTTTATCTGCGACGTCACGCCAGGCGGACAAGTCGCGGTAAATTTAAAGATGCAAACAAGCGTACACGGGCTATTTGCGGCGGGCGATATGAGACAGGATGCGCCTAAACAGGTCGTTTGCGCGGCAGGCGACGGCGCGGTTGCCGCACTTAGCGCGATCGCGTATCTGCAAGGACACGACAAATAAGCTTGTATTCGGGCTAAAATTTTACGGCGCGGCGGGCGAAGCTACTTCCGTCGCGCTTTTTAAATTTAAAAGCCCGCGTCAAATTTGAATGAAATAATGAAATTTTGACGCAAGGCGGCTCAAATTTAAAATTTCGTCAAATTGAGCCGCAAAATAATGCTATCGTCTTTTGCGGAAACGCTTCCGAGCCGAAACGTCTTTTAAAAATTCAGATAAAATTTTATTGTCTTTCGTAGAAAGTTGCAAGGGCGTCTTCCGCCGTTTTTCTATTATTAAATGCCGATCTTATCTTAATAACATCATCAATTATATCTTTAGTCACTATAAATTTATCCGATAAACTTACGCTCTTATCGGCATTCACGATAAAATTTAATTCGATCGCAGCCTGTGGCGGCAGCTCTGCTGCCCTTCCAAGCTGTAGCCTTATTTGGCTAGGCGTTAGCTGCGAATAATAAGCGACGTCTTCTAATGAATCAATAATATTACTCATATAAATCGCAGAAGTTTTTGGTTCACCATCCTTTAGTATTTCATCTTTTAATTTATCGTCGCAATCAACTGGCTTTTTTTGAAATGAGTAATCTATTTTGCCTCTGTCTTTGAGCTCCTCTTGAAATTTCGTCTCATTTATTTTGCAATGTTCATTTGCCAATTTAAGTAAACGCTGTTGTTTATCATCAGATTTATCTTTATAGAAAAGCACGGCACCTCTTAAAGACGTGTTTAGCATAGCCTCTTTATATTTTTTGTTAAAGGCATCTACATCGACCTTTACTTTCTCCATATCCACGTCGCAAACCATCTTAACCGTCTTTAATCCGCCGTTTTCCTCTTTGCTCCAGGTAATATTTTTGCAGATTTTCGAGCCCTCGATCGCCGCGCCGATACTCATAGACTTAAAATCGGACAGAGTGTAGTTTTTCACGAGCCCTATCTCATCCTCGCCGCATCCTACTAAAATCAATGCCGCTAGCGCGGCGCCTAACGTATATTTCATCTTCGCTCCTTTGAGATAAATTTTAAAAATAATGCTACCCCCTCCCTGCTTAAACATGTATAAATTTAAAGCCGAAATTTGAAATAAATTCGCAAAGCGCTAGAGATCAAGAATGCAAAGGTGAAATTTGATGAAAGAATTCGGCGAGAGAGGGAGGGAATCGAACCCCCCGGAAAACGGTCAACCGCCCTCCTATCGGATTTGAAGTCCGCAGACGCCACCAGGTCGCCATCCTCTCCAAATGCGAGAATTATAGCGAGATAAAATTTATTTAGCTTTAAAGAGGCTAAATTTTAAGCCCTTTCGGCTCATTATTAGCGACGGTAGAATTATGAGCGCGCCTAAAAGAAGCAGGCTCATCACCAGACATATTAACATCCCGAAGTAGATCGTAGGCCAGAAATTACTCATCATCATCACGCTAAAGCCCAAAATGATCGCAAACGACGTATAATACATCGCGTATCCGATACTTGCGTGGCTCGCGCGGATAGCCGCGGCCTCGTCGCCCAGGCGCGCAAACTCGCGCTTGTAGCGATAGATATAGTGGATGACATCGTCCACGCCGATACCGATGCTGATCGCCGCTATCGTGATACTCATGATATCCAGCGGGATGCCCGCAACGCCCATGATGCCGAAGCAGGCGCAAAGCGGGATTAAATTTACTATGATCGCGATAAGCGCGTATGAAAGCGAGCGAAAGATGATCACGAAAAGCACGAAAAGCACGAGCACGGTGATACCCAGGGTGTCTATCTGCGAGCTCATCAGGCTTTGAAGCATATTGTTATAAAGCACCATTATGCCGCTAATTTGCGCGCTTGCCTGCTCGCCCTCGAGCAAAGAATTTAGCCCGCTTTGCAGATCTTTTAGGAATTTTGCTCTGCGTAAGCGCGGATCGCTGTCTATCGTGCGGACGCTAAAATGTGCTTCGCTCGCTTCGATATTTACAAAAGGTGAAAGCACCATTTCGCGGTAGTTTGCGGGCATTTCAGAGTAGATTAGAGCAAGGCTCAGATCGTCCAGATCGCGCCCCTGATTAATCTGCTTGCCGAGCTTTAAAAGCGATGCGAGCGAGCTTACGTTGCCGATAAACTCGTGTCCCGTGACGTTTTTGTCCTTCAAAAAATCATCTATTTTGCCGATGATACGCATCTTTTCGGAGGTAAACCAATACTGCGGCTTGTTTTCGTTGGCGGCGTATTCAGCTTCAAAATCGCCAAAATCGTCGCTCGCAGTGGAATTCCGCTCTAAATTTGCGGCATGGGTCTGATCTGAATTCACGGCTTCGCTTGGTTGTGCTGCCGCGAAGGAGCTTTGCTCGGTAAAATTTTGATCATTGAAATTTTGCGCCGCGGCAACGGAACTTTGAGGTATGGAATTTCCTGCAATAGAATTTTGCGCTGTGGCGGTAGAATTCTTAGTAGCGGAATTATGCGCGATAGAATTTTGCCCTGCGGGATTGGAATTTTCGCCGCTCTTAAAATTTGCGCTACCGCTTGCGGAATTTTCACTCCCGCTAGCAGTATCTGCGCCGCCTGCACTTTTAAATTTAACGACGATATCAAGCGGGATTGTTCCGCCGAGATTTGTATCGATGACCTCCATGCCTGCGCGGATGTCGGTGCTTTTTTTGAAGTAGCCGATGAAGCTGTTTTCGACGCGCAGCTGCGAGATACCGTACAGCCCAAAGATCACCGCCGCAGCGCATACGCCATAGACCGCGCCTCTGCTGCGTAGCGCCGTTTCGGCGCACCAAAGGGTAAATTTAAAGTGCTGCTCGAAGCTGCGATTATTGTGCGTACGCTTTAGCAGCGACATAACCGCGCCGAATACTCCAAACGCCGTAACTAGCGAGATACTGATGCCTACGCTCATCATAATTCCCAGAGAAATTACGGGTTTTATATCGCAAAAAATTAGCGACATAAAGCCGATAACGGTCGTAAAGATTGCGAAA
This window harbors:
- a CDS encoding MMPL family transporter translates to MKKIFRLIVAFPKITLALFTALALFLGYYSTKLEIDASSQTLLLDNDKDLQIWREVSKRYETPNFLVLAYTPAGDLLAPETIRKIAQMDAAFSKLDFVASVTDITNVPLLLNKGGGMSELLKHIPTLTDADVNLTAARREFATSPFYASNLVSADFRTTAILINLKPQTRYEELLRLRDGAKSALEQAEHEGNRSGAQISQLKDALKVAEQNFKSYRDELREKDHRDIVALRALIAGFEKEFTGDRLFLGGLNMIADDMVGYVRSDLATYGLGALVLLLACFWLFFRQAKFILLPLIICAYSVVLAAGLFGFLDFEITVISSNFIALQLIITVSVCIHLIVAYREFSARFHAFSQRQLVYAVLRERAMPCFFAIFTTVIGFMSLIFCDIKPVISLGIMMSVGISISLVTAFGVFGAVMSLLKRTHNNRSFEQHFKFTLWCAETALRSRGAVYGVCAAAVIFGLYGISQLRVENSFIGYFKKSTDIRAGMEVIDTNLGGTIPLDIVVKFKSAGGADTASGSENSASGSANFKSGENSNPAGQNSIAHNSATKNSTATAQNSIAGNSIPQSSVAAAQNFNDQNFTEQSSFAAAQPSEAVNSDQTHAANLERNSTASDDFGDFEAEYAANENKPQYWFTSEKMRIIGKIDDFLKDKNVTGHEFIGNVSSLASLLKLGKQINQGRDLDDLSLALIYSEMPANYREMVLSPFVNIEASEAHFSVRTIDSDPRLRRAKFLKDLQSGLNSLLEGEQASAQISGIMVLYNNMLQSLMSSQIDTLGITVLVLFVLFVIIFRSLSYALIAIIVNLIPLCACFGIMGVAGIPLDIMSITIAAISIGIGVDDVIHYIYRYKREFARLGDEAAAIRASHASIGYAMYYTSFAIILGFSVMMMSNFWPTIYFGMLICLVMSLLLLGALIILPSLIMSRKGLKFSLFKAK